The following are encoded in a window of Rosa chinensis cultivar Old Blush chromosome 4, RchiOBHm-V2, whole genome shotgun sequence genomic DNA:
- the LOC112200898 gene encoding uncharacterized protein LOC112200898 isoform X2, translating into MHYFLSIALEAELMTVIQEAKHLISSPAFSPHFSSTDPGKLQGAIDIIQSILKCDIEALLDKQCYKELKEAFEYLCSIGFFDPIMVLRLDRMLNDVDTELPHYKEAIDECVTGREQAKDLQHALKSLKAKLEAACATKPRIIELENELHDLNEQIEALQAQFADCQSQREALEANLDAELDKLRPEKEALQGKCKLFTAFKARLPEMKNRINAGIGVWEAFKAALNIQFRGFH; encoded by the exons ATGCATTATTTT CTTTCAATAGCATTGGAGGCAGAATTGATGACTGTGATACAGGAGGCAAAACATCTGATTTCTTCCCCCGCCTTTTCTCCACACTTTTCTTCCACTGACCCAGGAAAACTTCAAGGAGCCATAGACATCATTCAAAGCATTCTAAAGTGTGACATTGAAGCCTTACTGGACAAACAGTGTTACAAAGAATTGAAAGAAGCTTTCGAGTATCTGTGCTCTATTGGTTTTTTTGATCCAATTATGGTCCTAAGACTTGACCGGATGCTTAATGATGTGGATACTGAACTACCGCACTATAAAGAAGCTATAGATGAATGCGTTACAGGCCGAGAACAGGCAAAGGACCTTCAACATGCACTAAAATCTCTGAAAGCTAAGCTGGAGGCTGCTTGTGCTACAAAACCTAGAATTATTGAACTTGAAAATGAGCTGCATGATCTTAATGAGCAAATTGAGGCTCTTCAGGCTCAATTTGCAGATTGTCAGAGCCAGAGAGAAGCCCTTGAGGCTAATTTGGATGCTGAACTGGATAAGCTTCGTCCAGAAAAGGAGGCACTCCAGGGTAAATGCAAGTTGTTTACTGCTTTCAAGGCAAGATTGCCTGAAATGAAGAATCGTATCAACGCGGGGATTGGTGTGTGGGAAGCCTTTAAGGCAGCTTTGAATATCCAATTTAGAGGTTTTCACTAA
- the LOC112200898 gene encoding uncharacterized protein LOC112200898 isoform X1, which yields MTYPKQPAHNSTGEKNPKRLLVTKSNSPTPTRKRISPKLSIALEAELMTVIQEAKHLISSPAFSPHFSSTDPGKLQGAIDIIQSILKCDIEALLDKQCYKELKEAFEYLCSIGFFDPIMVLRLDRMLNDVDTELPHYKEAIDECVTGREQAKDLQHALKSLKAKLEAACATKPRIIELENELHDLNEQIEALQAQFADCQSQREALEANLDAELDKLRPEKEALQGKCKLFTAFKARLPEMKNRINAGIGVWEAFKAALNIQFRGFH from the exons ATGACTTATCCCAAACAACCTGCCCACAACTCAACTGGGGAAAAGAATCCAAAGAGGCTTCTCGTAACCAAAAGTAATTCTCCCACTCCAACTAGGAAGCGGATCAGCCCCAAG CTTTCAATAGCATTGGAGGCAGAATTGATGACTGTGATACAGGAGGCAAAACATCTGATTTCTTCCCCCGCCTTTTCTCCACACTTTTCTTCCACTGACCCAGGAAAACTTCAAGGAGCCATAGACATCATTCAAAGCATTCTAAAGTGTGACATTGAAGCCTTACTGGACAAACAGTGTTACAAAGAATTGAAAGAAGCTTTCGAGTATCTGTGCTCTATTGGTTTTTTTGATCCAATTATGGTCCTAAGACTTGACCGGATGCTTAATGATGTGGATACTGAACTACCGCACTATAAAGAAGCTATAGATGAATGCGTTACAGGCCGAGAACAGGCAAAGGACCTTCAACATGCACTAAAATCTCTGAAAGCTAAGCTGGAGGCTGCTTGTGCTACAAAACCTAGAATTATTGAACTTGAAAATGAGCTGCATGATCTTAATGAGCAAATTGAGGCTCTTCAGGCTCAATTTGCAGATTGTCAGAGCCAGAGAGAAGCCCTTGAGGCTAATTTGGATGCTGAACTGGATAAGCTTCGTCCAGAAAAGGAGGCACTCCAGGGTAAATGCAAGTTGTTTACTGCTTTCAAGGCAAGATTGCCTGAAATGAAGAATCGTATCAACGCGGGGATTGGTGTGTGGGAAGCCTTTAAGGCAGCTTTGAATATCCAATTTAGAGGTTTTCACTAA